The proteins below are encoded in one region of Reichenbachiella sp. 5M10:
- a CDS encoding NAD-dependent epimerase/dehydratase family protein, with protein MYASSEIEETNPNILGRDYPVLVTGGAGYMASWLVKFLLEDGYKVRITVRDMDAEDKYRHLTKIAEQSKGSLEIFQADLLDPEAFKSCMSGCNIVFHTASPYLLSGVKNPQKELIDPSLEGTRNVLRAVNHAHSVRKVVFTSALSAVYGDATDINGLEAVSFDETSWNKTSNLKYQPLGFAKTVAEREAWRIHDAQSRWSLATLNPALCVGPSLTAYSQSGSIDFIRSLADGTFDSGVPDLNHAYVDVRDVAQAHIFAAQDEYSQGRFILSSEVYSMLKLSQSLQKKFGEEFRFATKTLSRRMLYFFGFTKGFTRKYVLENVGKKLQINNSKSRHELGITYKPIEEAAVGMLQFILDNNLLK; from the coding sequence CCCGTCTTGGTCACGGGGGGAGCAGGCTATATGGCCTCTTGGCTCGTCAAGTTTCTACTCGAGGATGGCTACAAGGTCCGCATCACTGTTCGAGACATGGATGCAGAGGACAAGTACCGTCATCTCACCAAGATTGCCGAGCAATCCAAAGGGAGTCTCGAAATCTTCCAAGCGGACTTGCTCGATCCAGAGGCATTCAAGAGCTGTATGTCAGGCTGCAACATCGTCTTTCATACTGCTTCGCCCTATCTTCTTTCGGGAGTCAAAAACCCACAAAAAGAACTCATCGACCCCTCACTCGAAGGAACAAGAAACGTCTTGCGAGCAGTCAATCATGCGCATTCTGTGCGCAAAGTAGTCTTTACCAGTGCCCTGTCAGCGGTCTATGGAGATGCCACCGACATCAACGGACTAGAGGCTGTGTCCTTTGATGAGACCAGTTGGAACAAAACCTCCAACCTCAAATATCAACCACTCGGATTTGCAAAAACCGTCGCAGAACGCGAGGCATGGCGCATCCATGATGCCCAATCCCGCTGGTCACTAGCCACACTCAACCCTGCCTTATGCGTCGGCCCCTCGCTCACTGCATACAGCCAGTCAGGCAGCATTGACTTCATTCGTAGTTTAGCCGACGGCACTTTTGATTCGGGGGTCCCCGATCTCAACCATGCCTATGTCGACGTGCGTGATGTAGCCCAAGCACACATATTCGCTGCTCAAGACGAATATTCCCAAGGCAGATTCATCCTCTCAAGTGAGGTCTATTCCATGCTAAAATTATCTCAAAGTTTGCAAAAAAAATTCGGAGAAGAGTTTCGCTTTGCCACCAAAACGTTGTCTCGTAGAATGCTCTACTTCTTTGGTTTCACCAAAGGATTTACACGCAAGTACGTCCTAGAAAACGTAGGCAAAAAACTCCAAATCAACAACAGCAAAAGCAGACACGAACTAGGCATCACCTACAAGCCAATAGAGGAGGCCGCAGTAGGAATGTTACAATTCATCTTGGATAACAATCTGTTAAAATGA
- a CDS encoding DinB family protein has translation MSTSIETMKEVFALNFDRLETELKAYENESDLWLLKPGIGNSAGTLALHLCGNAQHFFGAMIGETGYVRDREAEFARRNVPLKEILEEIKAAEKAFEAGMSKLTEEQLSRPFPVEVFGHPMTYTFFLLRLLGHFDYHLGQINYHRRLMT, from the coding sequence ATGAGTACGAGTATAGAGACAATGAAAGAAGTGTTTGCTTTGAACTTCGATAGACTAGAGACAGAGCTCAAAGCATACGAGAATGAATCTGATCTTTGGCTCTTGAAGCCTGGTATTGGCAATTCGGCGGGTACTTTGGCACTGCACCTTTGTGGCAATGCCCAGCATTTTTTCGGAGCGATGATTGGCGAGACGGGTTATGTCCGTGACCGAGAGGCTGAGTTTGCTCGGCGGAATGTTCCTCTCAAGGAGATTCTAGAAGAGATCAAAGCGGCGGAAAAGGCATTTGAGGCAGGGATGTCAAAATTGACGGAGGAGCAGCTAAGTCGGCCCTTTCCTGTCGAAGTATTTGGACATCCCATGACCTATACGTTTTTCTTGCTACGACTTCTTGGTCACTTCGATTATCACCTTGGTCAGATCAACTACCATAGGCGGTTGATGACTTAG
- the folE gene encoding GTP cyclohydrolase I FolE: protein MSNTPLDNDDILDDHVASSYDTPLRPDAFEMDDELKKELIAKHFKEIMQILGMDLTDDSLAGTPRRVAKMYVEEVFSGLNPKNKPKARLFENKFGYNQMLVEKDITFYSHCEHHFVPIYGKAHVAYISSGEVIGLSKINRIVQYYSKRPQVQERLTVQIANELRKVLKTEDVGVVIDANHMCVSSRGVGDTNSKTGTAHFSGKFLEEKYKNEFLNYINSPGNGMV, encoded by the coding sequence ATGTCGAATACCCCGCTTGACAATGATGATATACTAGACGATCACGTTGCATCGTCTTACGATACGCCACTCAGACCAGATGCTTTCGAGATGGACGATGAGCTCAAAAAGGAGCTGATCGCAAAGCATTTCAAAGAAATCATGCAAATCCTCGGGATGGACCTGACAGACGACAGTCTAGCAGGTACACCGCGTCGAGTGGCCAAGATGTATGTAGAGGAGGTTTTCAGTGGGTTGAATCCCAAAAACAAGCCCAAAGCACGTCTGTTCGAAAATAAGTTTGGTTACAACCAAATGCTAGTAGAAAAGGATATCACGTTCTACTCACATTGTGAGCACCATTTTGTGCCAATCTATGGCAAGGCGCACGTGGCATATATCTCCAGTGGTGAGGTGATTGGCTTGTCCAAGATCAACCGCATCGTGCAGTACTACTCCAAGCGCCCACAGGTGCAGGAGCGACTCACTGTACAGATCGCCAACGAACTCCGCAAGGTGCTCAAAACCGAGGATGTCGGGGTGGTGATAGATGCCAACCACATGTGCGTGTCTTCGAGGGGAGTAGGCGATACCAACAGCAAGACGGGCACCGCCCACTTTAGTGGGAAGTTCCTAGAGGAGAAGTACAAAAACGAATTCCTCAACTACATCAATTCACCAGGAAACGGAATGGTATGA
- a CDS encoding 6-carboxytetrahydropterin synthase has product MKTAVIREEHFNAAHRLHNSAWSDQQNQEIFGKCNNPNYHGHNYELHVKLIGEIDPETGYVYDIKILSDMIKRLVVDRFDHKNLNLDVAEFKDLNPTAENIVVVIYDLLREEIDEKYDIKIQLYEIKRNYVEYPA; this is encoded by the coding sequence ATGAAAACAGCTGTCATTCGAGAAGAACATTTTAATGCAGCGCATCGTTTGCATAATTCAGCCTGGTCGGATCAGCAAAACCAAGAGATTTTTGGGAAGTGCAATAATCCGAACTACCATGGGCACAATTATGAACTGCACGTGAAACTGATCGGAGAGATCGATCCTGAGACAGGCTATGTCTACGACATCAAGATCCTCAGCGACATGATCAAACGTCTCGTTGTAGATCGTTTTGATCACAAAAATTTGAATTTGGATGTAGCGGAGTTCAAGGACTTGAACCCGACGGCCGAAAATATTGTAGTTGTCATTTATGATTTGTTGAGAGAGGAGATTGACGAAAAGTATGACATAAAAATTCAATTGTATGAAATAAAAAGAAACTATGTCGAATACCCCGCTTGA
- a CDS encoding phosphoadenylyl-sulfate reductase, producing MDFEEIKSSIIKYQEDGRKLFTTSSFQTHSIVLLHLLSRIDKSIPVYCLNTGFLFPETIEYKDQLADAFGITIKDIKPDVPKSIQKDAEGKLLFASDPDRCCYYNKVQPMDKLLSDYDIWINGIRRDQNANRAKMRVEEPSKMNTVRFHPMLEWTNKMIFDYIKEHDLPRHPLDAVGYSSIGCEPCTRKPSLEMMEREARWYGMNKTECGLHTELVSK from the coding sequence ATGGATTTTGAAGAGATCAAAAGTAGCATAATCAAGTATCAGGAGGACGGGCGAAAGCTCTTTACCACCTCCTCGTTTCAGACACACAGTATCGTTTTGCTCCACTTGTTGAGTAGAATTGACAAATCGATACCAGTATACTGTCTGAATACAGGATTCTTGTTTCCTGAAACGATTGAGTACAAGGACCAGCTAGCGGATGCCTTTGGTATCACCATCAAAGACATCAAACCCGACGTGCCCAAGAGCATCCAAAAAGATGCAGAAGGCAAACTGCTATTCGCTTCGGATCCAGACAGATGTTGCTACTACAACAAGGTACAGCCTATGGACAAGCTCCTCTCGGACTATGACATCTGGATCAACGGCATCCGTCGTGATCAAAATGCCAACCGTGCCAAGATGCGTGTCGAAGAACCCTCCAAGATGAACACCGTGCGTTTTCATCCCATGCTGGAGTGGACCAACAAGATGATCTTTGACTACATCAAAGAGCATGATTTGCCGCGCCATCCGCTCGATGCGGTAGGCTACAGCAGTATCGGTTGTGAACCTTGTACCCGCAAGCCAAGCCTCGAAATGATGGAGCGTGAAGCACGGTGGTACGGCATGAACAAAACGGAATGTGGACTCCACACCGAACTAGTAAGTAAATAA